From Candidatus Poribacteria bacterium, one genomic window encodes:
- a CDS encoding transposase gives MLKAGRWTPTTKPCSACGHPNENLTLQDRQWICPDCGSHHDRDLNAAINILQAGVPA, from the coding sequence TTGTTGAAAGCAGGTCGCTGGACGCCTACGACAAAGCCGTGTTCGGCTTGTGGACATCCCAACGAAAATCTAACACTCCAAGATAGGCAGTGGATATGCCCTGACTGTGGTTCACACCACGATAGGGACCTCAACGCTGCTATCAACATTTTGCAGGCTGGGGTACCCGCGTAA
- a CDS encoding ABC transporter substrate-binding protein gives MAVKQARADDIGISATFLGGDGWDRPDLVEIGGMAVEGSFFANHFSHDGQLTEAAHQFVDAYTERFGIAPDGPAALGYDSTTIVIEAMRRATDTTPAAIRDQIEATRDYSGATLLSHFDENRHAIKSLVINTVKDGEIQFHQFISP, from the coding sequence TTGGCGGTTAAGCAAGCAAGGGCTGACGATATCGGTATTTCTGCTACCTTTCTCGGCGGAGATGGTTGGGACCGACCCGACTTAGTTGAGATCGGTGGAATGGCGGTTGAAGGCAGTTTCTTCGCGAATCACTTTTCACACGATGGTCAATTAACTGAAGCAGCACATCAGTTTGTTGATGCCTATACCGAACGATTTGGGATCGCACCCGACGGACCCGCCGCACTTGGATACGATTCTACGACTATTGTCATTGAGGCGATGCGCCGAGCAACTGATACAACGCCCGCGGCAATTCGGGATCAAATTGAAGCGACTCGCGACTACAGCGGTGCGACACTGTTATCACATTTTGATGAAAATCGGCACGCAATCAAAAGCCTTGTTATCAACACTGTCAAAGATGGAGAGATACAGTTCCATCAATTTATTTCACCATAA